The genomic DNA attatggtgctggaggagactctgagagtcccatggactgcaagaagatcaaacctatccattcttaaagaaatcagccctgagtgctcactagaaggaccgatcctgaagttgaggctccagtactttggccacctcatgagaagataagactccctggaagagaccctgatgttgggaaagatggagggcacaaggagaaggggacgacagaggatgagatggttggacagtgttcttgaagctactaacaagagtttggccaaactgcaagaggcagtgaaggataggcgtgcctggcgtgctgtggtccatggggtcacgaagagtcggacacggcctgaacgacctgaacaacaacaacaacaatataatataatataaaacacAAGAGTTCTGTGTGCTGTAGTTGACTTGGGAAGTCGCAATGCGAACAGAACACAACTGAaatgaaactcccccccccccaagacctcaTAGTGATGATATAACCTTTCAGGGCATTTATTTGCACTTTGCCCTATGCACAATAAGGCTCAGTGCGTCTCGAGCTGAACGGAGTTACATTTGAATAAAAGGCTGAAAATTACAAGAGTGTGCTCATTAGTTTGTGGTGAAAACCGCTACCGAAAAGCCACCCAGAATCTGGAAAGTTTAACATATGGGAAAGTGCGGTTAGAATTTTTCAGAATTAATAAGAGTGCCCACCATCTCCGAAACTTTTAGCTGGCTTGCATTGAAAGTTCATTATATGGCCTGTTTGTTGGAAGAGGCgggttattggttttgttttattctggtatttgcatgtattttgtgttctcatgttGTAGCATATTTTATGttctgaaccaccctgtgatcttcaggtgaaggtggcatataaatttaattaatgatgatgatgatgatgatgaaacatAATAACAAAATGGTACACCATGCCAATATTCTGCTGGGTTTCCCAAAACACAGATCAGTATTGCAACTGCAAAAAGGCAGGTTTCCAGCTGGTGCCTTAGCTGGTTGATTCAGTGATGGTAGCAGCCTTTCCTTGCTGGAGGCGGTTGCTAGGCAACAGCTCCTTCCCAGGTCCACTGAGGAAAGGGAGCAGGGCTGAGCGGCTGGAACTTATTCAGCCCATGTTGGAACTTCAGCACTCAGCAGCTTATAATATCCCTGCACGTATTGATCTGGTGCCTATGGTTGCATTTCAAATTATTTCCATCCACCTACCTCATGGGTGCTGTGTGTGTATATCTTGGGCCTCTTATAACACAGATGGAAACATGGCTATTTCTGTTCAAATGTGACTTGGGGAGCTTTCTTACCATATGACTTCAGCGCTCCCTCCCCCTGTAAATCATTGTCCAGCCTATTGAGACTTAAGTCCCCAGCACAAGAAATGCACCACTCTGTTCCGTACAGCACCTAGCATATTGTTTTACATACACGTTAGACCAAAAGTACCGGTAGTCTTGGCAATATGCAATTGCTGGATTCTGTTCAGTCGTGAGTTTGCTAAGGGGAAATAATGATACTGAGGAAAGACAGCCAATGGGCATGGGGCAACTCTCGAAACTGGATACAAGTTAAAACCCTATTCGTTAAGCTCTTTGGATCAAATAAGCCTAACTGGGGCTGTTGGAGTAAAATAAGATTATGCCAGTCTGATCATTTTAGAAGACACTGTAGGACAAGAATGTAACAAATCGATGATTTGCCAGCTTGCCACTATTTACTCAGCTCTTTCTTTGAAGTTACATCTCCAATCAATGTCTCTTTTATACGCGACTCAGACATGTTCTCTCAGGAGAGAAAAGCAAAGTGTTCCAGGTAATTGCATCTTAACAGCAGAAGAACATTATACTTAATGTTTGTGTACACTGGTTGAGGCAGGAGTTACCAAGTAACTGTTGCACAAATTTTCATATGTGACAACAAAAGGGAATATATTTTCATGGAACATTTCAACAAAGGTTATGGGAAATAtagggtaaaaataaaaaagctgtaaCTATTGGCATTTATATACACTTTGGGGGAGCAATTCTGTGCACAAGAAGCTGGTGTAAAGCAAGCTGGTGTAAATTAAGCTAgcataaagttacaccagatccagaCGCTATTCAGCACTAGAGCTGTTGTTCTGCCCTAAGCCTGGcaaagggaaaacaagcctttaaaaatgtTCTGTGTTGGGTTGCTAGGTCACATGACCAAGCTGTGTGGGGAATCAGTCAGCTGAGCCAGAGATCCACTGCAGCCTAAGCTCCTCCTCCTGGTGGATCTTGCCTTAGGATTGTCCTCTATGTATATGAAATGTGTTAGGATTTTTGTCTCATTTAGTTCCACAACCATGTGAAGTAGTTTATGTGTCTGTGAGATAGTTTGATAATTAGCCAAAAGGCACTCACTGAAATTTATAACAAAAGCTGCAACAGGAAACCCTGATTTGGATTATGGCCATGGTATAgcggttttattattattattattattattattattattattattattattttattatattgccATGGTGTATTTATGTGAAAGCCTTTCCCCTGTGCTGTGGCCCCTGTCCAAATCAATATTGTCTGTTTCCTCCTCTGTGACTAACATCAGTTACAGTACACAATGTAGACTGGAGCCTCCGCATAAGGGAAGGCTATTGCCTAAAATGATGATTTTCAAAGGATACTATTTACTTACTAGCATTGTTATATATGCCAAGTACTTCCTCTGTGTATTTTTCAGCCACAGGCACATTCTTATGGCTTTCTTACTGCTTGAATACTAAGAAGTATATCATATTGCAGCACAGAGCAGAAAACTGAATTAAAGGgtaatgtaattttaattttcatgCATTCTGACTAATCTGTTGCAATTAAGGGCATAATTAAAATCTAATTATATAAAATTTATCCCTAtactttaaatgcttttttttcaCTGTACCATTTTCGAGTGCTATATTAGTATTCCAAGCATTTGTGCTTCTAATTCTTTTCATACAATACTTTGGTAAAATGAAACCTATTTGTCACTTCAAACAGTTGTTCATATAAAGGCATGGTGTAGTTAAAGTACATTCTAGCAACCATATTTTTTAGAAGTAATGAAGGTACATATATCTAAGTAacgactcttaatttcagggttgtgggttcaagccccatgtagggcaaaagattcctgcattgcagagggttggacttgattatccttttcttccctcccaactcttcaattctatgattctatactagGAGTTTCTATGTCTCATTTAGTTTTAGCAATGCTATAGCATTAGAAACTCAAAAGACCATTTACTAGTGCCATACTTTGCTGTAATTTAGCAATGTCAGTGCAGGCACTGGGATCTGCCCAATATTTCtgctgtgaagacagatgcaaattaTTCATTTAGattctctgcaatctccttatcATTTTTTAGCACAGCTTTCACTCTCTTGCCATCCAATGGAAAGCAAAGTACCAGCCTCCAGCTGCTACAGCATCTTCATTTCCttggcattttttaaaggaactgtAAGGGTAGGGgcgatgggacccaggtggcgctgtggtaaaccacagagcctagggcttgctgatcagaaggtcggtggttcaaatccctgccacagggtgagctcccgttgctcggtcccagctcctgcccacctagcagttcgaaagcacgtcaagtgcaagtactgtagataaatagggaccgctccagcgggaaggtaaacagcgtttccgtgcactgctctggttcaccggaagctgcttagtcatgctggccacatgacctggaagctgtctgcggacaaacgccggctccctcggcctatagagcgagatgagcgccgcaaccccagagtcggacatgacaggacctggtggtcaggggtccctttaccttacctttaaggCTAGGGGCAGTTGAAATGGCACACACTAGGCAGGTGCCTAACTGGTTTCAGGGGCATATCTAACATGTAGGCTTTGTCTGATGTATGCTCAGGGCTTCATTTCACTCAACTGCTACATATAGCAGTTATTTTCTATTGCTATTTTATTCCCCTCTGACCACGTATAATTTCTTTTCATTAGCTTTGTGTTAGCCCTCTCTTCTCCAAGCCATGTTCTCATTTATTGATTTTGCGGGGCTATTATCTTTATAAAGAAAGACTACACAATGTAAAGTGGCAACATTAGattagggtggtttttttttaaatacctacCTATGTATCTTGAACATGCAGTGGGTAATCAAGATAGAAGTGTAattgtacattttttttctttgtcagCCATCCTTCCAAATTAGCTGACTTAAAAGTAAACCACATGCTGTAATTTGctgggaaggaaatgaaatggGTAGTCTGACTTTCATTCCATTTAGTTTTGATTAAGCATGGCAATGTAGTCTCAGGTGACTGAAAAATAATTATCCAATTTCTGACTGCACGCTCAGAGCAATACTCAGGTTTTCAGTGTTCATACTGGCAATTTAGTTGCCAAAGGATTTTGCCGTTTATGATTTAATTAAAGATCTCTAAGCTGTACTCTGTTCTCGTTTATATTGGTACAAAACATCTGGCAGTGCAAGTTCTCAGTGCATAAAGCGGCATCAGTAAAAGCGAACCAAAGCAAAAATTAAGAGAACTTAAAGCAGTATGTTTTGAATTAGGGGGCTGCTTGATCTTGTGCTGCGGCAAAGATGGCCTCCACTGTGCTGCTGCTTGTACCCGTGCAAGCTAGCTAGTACTTTGACAGCTCACCAGCCTAAGTCTGGACTATAAAATAATTTGCATTCCTGTAGCTACCTTAACAGCAACAGTTAAGAGACAGGTAAAGGCCCTgagccctgcacggcatagctcatagcttccctgagttctcgaagctactaacatgagtttggccaaactgcgggaggcagtgaaggataggcgtgcctggcgtgctctggtccatggggtcacgaagagtcggaccgactgaacgacctgaacaacaacaaaaggcccTGAACAGTTCTCAGGATGCTGTTGACTTTTTTGAAGTATGGAATCCATTTCTAACTTTCTCAAATGAAAACAATATGGTCTGGCATCCACCACATACACATGGCTGGCTATTGAACAATGTACTCCATTGTTGAAACCATCTTGTCCTACTTGAGTGTGTGCAATTTGTTACTGTGTTGGAGTGATTTAATTTTGTAGCATGTTTACtgaaacttctttaaaaaaaaacacaccacacccCCAGCTACAGATTTGTGGATTGGGCTGGTCTCAAGTAAAATACTCCGGAGTTCACCTCTGAACCAAATTCCGTTTTGGAGGATGAGCAGTAGCCTATCACAGGATGTATCTGTGTGtagtaaatgttttttaaagattctagttgtgtggttgttttttttttaaggtgacttCTTCACCTTTATTAGTTGTTCAAAGGAGGGAATTTCCCCCAGGTGTAGCATGTCATCTATTTTGTCTGGCTTCTTGACACACATTTCACATAAAGCCAAAGCACTGTGAGGCATGCAAACTTCATAGAGTGAATGTGCATGCAATAATGCCTAGATAGACCTCAGATGGCTGTAATTTTGATTTACGTTCTTTTTTCTGCTCCAATATTGTTTGCAAATAAATTGTtcgcaaataacatggaaatgaatgCTAAACCTATGCTATATTTCAGCTTAGTTACACTATATCTCATTATTAGTTTCAAACACCAAAATGTGCCTATGATTACAGCCCTGATTCTAGATAACAGCATGAGGCTTAGTTTGGAATGTGGTTTAATTTGTGCCAGGGTTTAGCTCAATGCTGTTTTTCAGAGACAAACTGAAGTAAAAATACAGTGAGTCTGAGGATAAAAAGTACTTCCACACTTCCTAACACAGACTCATAgagctgtggagttggaaggggccacgaagatcatcaagtccaaccccctgcaatgcaggaatctcagttaaagtaTACTGTCACCATTGTGGAACAGTTCATTCAAGCATCTGGCCCTATTAGGGCATGAATGCCAGTGATGGAATATAATTTACAAACTGGTGGCCATGAAGACAATCTAGAAAtcctgttatctgaagaagtggcatgcacacttcctggtatctgaagaagtgtgcatgcacacgaaagctcataccaagaacaaactcagttggtctctaaggtgctactggaaagaattttctattttgtttagaaatcCTGTGACTGTGAAAGATGTCCATCATTTAATCGCAATCGCATGCAGATCTACAAGCAGCCAAGTTAAGCTTCTCTGCTTGACCAGCTACACCAAAGGAAGGCAGGGGGAAGAAAGTTTGCTTTCGGGGCCTGAGATAATGACTTTTAGATACGTTTGAGCTCAGCGCGTCTTGCTTTACATAGAGTCTTCAACTCTGTACTTAAGTTAGGATTGTAGCGGAATCGTTTTCTAAGGCGCTGAAATAGTTGCAGCTTTCCCCTGGACATTATTCATCGAAGTTGCcaaaagcaggagaggaaggaaaacggGGGAGCTGCCTCAGGAACAGCTTCCTGTGGGCGAATACAGGGCTGCATCTGACATTCACTTCCTCCCTGCGCCAGGGAGCAGCCCAAACAGAGTCTTACTACTGCTCGGCAACGCCACTTATGAAGAGGGGAAACGCCTGGTGGGCGTGGCGAGGCCAAGCCTCCTGCAAGCGAAAAGCTTTATCTAGGGCTCTTTCAAGCCCGGATTCGAAGGGGTGCTTCCCCCTTTTTACTTCTCACCCCCTCTACACACCCTGAGGAAAGGGTTAGGCACGCGCCCCCGCCCGGGACTGTTTAAGAGAAACAGCTACGTGCTTGTAGCCTGTGGCGAATGTCTTTCCTGACTGGTTCCTGTGGGAGGTCCCGCCCCGCCCCACACttcccctggggagagggagcgCAGGAGGCAGGGAAAAGGGGGCGCGGCCCCCTTCGCCCAGCGTGCCACGGGGTTTCGCGAGCAGCTCGCACTGCGACAAAACGACCCTGCTTGGAAAGCGGACCGAACCACGCCACGGGCGCCGCTCGGATGGAAACTTAAGAGGGGAGGGCGGAAGCCCCAGACTCGGCCGAGAGCGAGCGAGGCGCCGCGTCGGCGTCATGCTATGGAGAGCAGGGGTCCCGCGGTGCTGGGCTTGGGGCAACTACTAGCTTCCTTCGGCGAGTGCCCGGCGGCCGAGGAGGTAGCCTCGGCTGCGCCATGGCGAGCCCCGGGCAGCGCGGAGacggcaggaggaggcagcagcgccGTCGAGCGGGACTGCgcgggggagaagaagaaggaccTTCCCGAGGAGGCGCTGCTGGAGTTGCGCCGCCTCCGCGGGCGCCGCTCTCCCTGCCCGCCGGCCCGACGCTGGCGGCCGCGCGGCTCTTCCCGCGGAAGCCGCCTCCAGGGGGACAGTGacggggacgacgacgacggagGGGGGGCGTCGGGCGGCGTCGGGTGGCGGCAGCGGCGTCGGCTGCTGCACCAAGTGCAAGAAGCGGGTGCAGTTCGCCGACTCGCTCGGCTTGTGCCTGGCCCAGCGTGAAGCACTTCAGCGCCGCCGAGGAGCCGCAGGTGCCGCCCGCCGTCCTGTCCCGCCTGCAGAGCTTCCCCATGCGCCAGAAGGACTTCGAGGAGTTCAGCGCCGCCCTGGCGGGACTGGGCGCTTGCGCCGCGCCGGCCTTGCGCCCGCTGCTGTTGCCTCAGGCGCTCCAGTTGGTGCTGCCGCCGCCCGACGAACCCGGGCGGCTGGCAGTGCCAGCGCGTGTGCCTGGAGGAGGCGACGGGCACAGCTCTGGCCGGGGCTCCCACGGACGTGCGCGGCGTGGTGAGGGTGCTCAGCTGCCCGGGCCCCAAAGAAGTGACGGTGCGCTACACGTTCAACGAGTGGCTCTCCTTCTTGGACACCCCCGCGGCGCCGCTGCCTCCGCCGCCAGCGCCTGGGGACCCCCCGGAGCCCTGCAGCCCCGTCGAGCGCTACCAGTTCACCCTGTGCCTCCCCCCCGGTCTGGAAGAGGGCACGGCCGTGCATTTCGCCATCTGCTACCGCAGCCAGCAGGGCGAGTACTGGGATAACAACGGCGGGGCCAATTACACACTTAGCAGCCCGGAAAAATCCGCGCCGCCCTTTTATTGACACCGACGAGGCGCCCTTGGGGGTCCGTCTGCTTGCCTTCCTCGGTTGCCAGAGAACCTCGGAGCAAGAAGCCAGCTGTGCTTTGCCTCGCACCGCGTGCTTTACAGCCTTCCGAGCCCGGCGACGTCCAGGAACTGCCGCCACTCAGCCTTGCCTTTGTGCCTTCCACCCCAATCCTTTGGAAGCGGACCGGGGGTAGCCAACCGTGCCTTTGCACTTACATTAGCCTCGCTGCAGCCAGCCTACTTCAAGTTGGAGCAAGGACCAGCCTTGTAGGGAAAGAAGATGTGAAAAGAAAATGTGAAAACCAGGGCCTGACAATGGGAGAGAGAAGGACAAAGCAGGCAACCTGAATGTTACCTGCTTTCTGCTCCAGGCAAACACAGATATGACCTGGTGTCTATAACTGGTGGAGTGACTGATGCTGTGAAACatacttttttgtggggggaagtATGCCCCTCTGGAGCGAGAGAGTGGAGTTTGCTGTTCTGGAAGCTTGCAAGAGGTGGGGGGACGGACTATTTCTGACCTGTGCCTTCCGTTAAACCTCTGAAAAGCCAAGAAGGATGCAGTTGAATTACAGAAGTCTCTCCGAGAACCGAGTAAACAGAGCTGTTCAAAATACACATGCACGGCTGAGTCCTTCCCTGTTGCAACTTGAATACCAAGCCTTTTCTTTACACAAATAAACTAGAGGCACTTGGTCTTCCACCAAAGGGATAATGTGCTCTTATTTTTGTAACGCAGATGGGAAGGACCTTTTGGCAGAAATCGTAACAGATATTGGCCAGGGGCTTGAcgaagagggattttttttatctctttgtttttgaaaaaggGAACTTTTGTGGCtgcttgtttgttgttttgtttgcacTGGTGATTTTAGTCTTGGTTCCAGTCACACCAGTCTACATAGCATGTTAAGAAATTCTCACTTAAAGCACATCACATGTGGGCTTTCAAGGTTCATGAAGGTGTGAAATGTCTGTCTACTAGAAAATCCACACTGGAATGTAATAGCCATTGAGGAAAGGTTTTAGAGTTTCTGTGACCAAATGAAAATGAAGCCAGAGCTCCAGAACTTGCTGTagctgtgtagaagagggaatttggCTGGTTTGTGTTTTTGCTGCTGAAATTCATCCTCTCTACAACTATTGGAAGTTCTTGAGCCCTGCCTTCCTTTGCATCCAATCCTGCTTATGTTTGCTCCCTGCTTCTGGCTGGATTGTAGCCGCTGCCAACATACAGAATTAAGCTTTTTGCAAACTGGACACACACTTAAGGGTTTTGCAAAAGTTGATGGATGCATGTGGTGGCAGCTGCATGTATCTAGCTGGTAGTGAGGAAGGCAAGcaggattaaataataataatccttagCTGGACTACTGCATAGCTTTTGTGTGGACCATCGTCCTTGGTGTGTGCAGATTGACTACTAGGTGCTTTAAAACGTAAACCCACTCAGTATTCCTGAAGCTTCTCTTGAGATGACATACCTGTGGCAATAGCTGCTGATAGAGCAAGCAACTTTCATGTGAGATCCTCTTCCTCTGGATGTCCCATCTCTGTAACTTGGTTGAGTCCTTTGAAGGACTTCTTACTTTGAAACTTAATGCACTTTTACAACCCTAAATGGTTAAAACAACAAACCCAAAAGCTAGCTGCAGTCTTGCTACAGCTCAGGCTGTGAAGTGTTTAGTAGGAGCAATCATTCTGGGAAATTAGCTGTTAAAACAGGAACAACTTGATGACCACTTAATTGGTGTCTTTGGGACTACTATTAACTAAAGTGGCCACTGAATAGCACCTTTAGAAGCCTGTCTAGCAGTCAAGTTGTATTAAGGTCTCCTCTCCAGTCATGATAAAATGGTCTAATGACTAAAAGTGACAATTAATTGATTAACCTTCCAAGGGCAAACTCATTTCTTAGCATGCTCTTTCTTACAGTATTCACTTTCTAAAACTTGGAATGGTAGGTTCTTTCCTGCCTGGGATTTGGGGGAATTGTATTGCTGGCACCATTTCCGATATTTGTACTTTTCTTCACCCTTTATAAGGGTGTTGACCTTAGCATTCTTTTCTCAAATAATGTGACTCAGTAGGTCAGTAGTATGGAACATCTGATGTGTTGTACCTTGAGGGCTCCTGTATGGGTATATGAATGCAGTAGACTGGCATACCCTCCAAGGTGAAGGGAGATGTGAGCAGGGTAAACTTTGCAGATCCATGTTTGGGTTTATATATGTCTCCCTTTTCCCAGTTGTAGCACTGTGCAACCACAACTTATATAATGAAGCATCACCTTAAAGGTTGCTTTAGGAATGTATCTCTAGGAGATTAAGGCGCACTTAGCATTGTAATGAACGTGGGGTTTGTGGTATGGACACATCAGTCTAAAAGTCTCGCCCAGGCATGGCTCCCAAGCGCCACACATGTAGCGTGTTTTCAGAAGCTTGTCCCTATTTTTAAGTTTTATTCCCGCAACACTGCTCTTCCCTGTTgtgtatgtaaaggtaaaggtgcccctgaccattaggtccagccgtgaacgactctggggttgcggcgctcatctcgctctataggccgacgagggagctggtgtttgtccgcagacagcttccgggtcgtgtggccagcatgactaagccacttctggcgaaccagagcagcgcacggaaacgctgtttaccttcccactggagcggtacctatttatctacttgcactttgacatgcttttggactgctaggttggcaggagctgggaccaagcaatgggagctcaccctgtcgcggggattcaaaccgccaaccttctgatcggcaagccctaggctcagtggcttagaccacagcgccacccgtgtcctgtgCATGTAGCAGTTGAGAATTCCTTAGCTTAATGGTACGTAATTGGTGGACCCCAAGAGGTCCACTTAACGCACCCAGGGGGcggtctgtggcaccattcacataacaaaagctATCACAGAGGTATCAAAATTTCAAAAGtaaggggtccatggcttggctttgaAAAAACAGGTGGTCCGC from Lacerta agilis isolate rLacAgi1 chromosome 7, rLacAgi1.pri, whole genome shotgun sequence includes the following:
- the PPP1R3G gene encoding LOW QUALITY PROTEIN: protein phosphatase 1 regulatory subunit 3G (The sequence of the model RefSeq protein was modified relative to this genomic sequence to represent the inferred CDS: inserted 3 bases in 2 codons; deleted 3 bases in 3 codons) → MESRGPAVLGLGQLLASFGECPAAEEVASAAPWRAPGSAETAGGGSSAVERDCAGEKKKDLPEEALLELRRLRGRXLSLPAGPTLAAARLFPRKXRLQGDSDGDDDDGGGASGGVGGGSGVGCCTKCKKRVQFADSLGLCLASVKHFSAAEEPQVPPAVLSRLQSFPMRQKDFEEFSAALAGLGACAAPALRPLLLPQALQLVLPPPDEPGRLQCQRVCLEEATGTALAGAPTDVRGVVRVLSCPGPKEVTVRYTFNEWLSFLDTPAAPLPPPPAPGDPPEPCSPVERYQFTLCLPPGLEEGTAVHFAICYRSQQGEYWDNNGGANYTLSSPEKSAPPFY